One Deinococcus grandis DNA window includes the following coding sequences:
- a CDS encoding MBL fold metallo-hydrolase, with the protein MNVDVRLLYANVYLLSTPAGRLLVDSGALSHAPRFAQLLRAFRPDALLLTHAHVDHAGNAFLAARAGAPVLAHPLEHAALLGQSHDLPYPAGFPALGRVISRAHPKLRSVQAARPGEDVLGWRVVHLPGHTPGQIGLLRDGVLIAGDAVVGGAGGAHLPRAAYNHDHAQALSTLKGMMDLDLREIWPGHGGPLTPGQIRARAQRVDG; encoded by the coding sequence GTGAATGTGGATGTCCGTCTCCTGTACGCGAACGTGTACCTGCTGAGCACCCCGGCCGGGCGCCTGCTGGTGGACAGCGGCGCCCTGTCTCACGCGCCGAGGTTCGCTCAGCTGCTGCGGGCGTTCCGGCCGGACGCGCTGCTGCTCACGCACGCGCACGTGGACCACGCCGGGAACGCGTTCCTGGCCGCGCGGGCGGGCGCTCCGGTGCTGGCGCACCCGCTGGAGCACGCGGCCCTGCTGGGGCAGTCGCACGACCTGCCGTACCCGGCGGGATTTCCGGCGCTGGGCCGCGTGATCTCCCGCGCGCACCCGAAACTGCGGTCCGTGCAGGCCGCGCGGCCCGGAGAGGACGTGCTGGGCTGGCGGGTCGTGCACCTGCCGGGGCACACGCCGGGTCAGATCGGGCTGCTGAGGGACGGCGTGCTCATTGCTGGGGACGCCGTGGTTGGGGGGGCGGGCGGCGCGCACCTGCCCCGCGCGGCGTACAACCACGATCACGCGCAGGCACTCAGTACCCTGAAGGGAATGATGGACCTCGATCTGCGCGAGATCTGGCCGGGCCACGGCGGTCCACTCACGCCGGGGCAGATCCGCGCCCGCGCTCAGCGCGTTGATGGATGA
- a CDS encoding metallophosphoesterase: MRPLWVVGDIHGAYDKVRATLLRAGLIDFDGSWTAGDTHLVFLGDYLDRGPNGLEVIRLIRSLEVQAPEVGGQVTALLGNHEVMFLASLVFRHLDPHDRMGFREYWLENGGQPRDADLLEPSDLAWLSSRPAMAASHGWLLVHADSLMYLRLGGSVDEVNAEVGRLLAQPDPDEWGLFLNWFTERMAFALNGGEGKARRVLDTFGGERIVHGHTPVYVLLDEALHGPTLGPGAPIPYANRLCVAMDSGMAYREDAGFIARLNAQGVAEVVAFPGGAAHY; the protein is encoded by the coding sequence GTGAGGCCGCTGTGGGTGGTGGGGGATATTCACGGGGCGTACGACAAGGTGCGCGCCACGCTGCTGCGCGCGGGCCTGATCGATTTCGACGGGTCGTGGACGGCCGGGGACACGCATCTGGTGTTCCTGGGTGATTACCTGGACCGCGGCCCGAACGGGCTGGAGGTCATCCGGTTGATCCGCAGTCTGGAGGTGCAGGCGCCGGAGGTCGGCGGGCAGGTGACGGCGCTGCTGGGCAATCACGAGGTGATGTTCCTGGCGTCGCTGGTGTTCCGGCATCTGGATCCGCACGACCGGATGGGCTTCCGGGAGTACTGGCTGGAGAACGGCGGGCAGCCGCGTGACGCGGACCTGCTGGAGCCCAGTGATCTGGCGTGGCTGTCCAGCCGTCCGGCGATGGCGGCGTCGCACGGGTGGCTGCTGGTGCACGCGGACAGCCTGATGTACCTGCGGCTGGGCGGGTCGGTGGACGAGGTGAACGCCGAGGTGGGGCGCCTGCTGGCGCAGCCGGACCCGGACGAGTGGGGGCTGTTCCTGAACTGGTTCACGGAGCGCATGGCGTTCGCGTTGAACGGCGGTGAGGGGAAGGCGCGGCGGGTGCTGGACACGTTCGGCGGGGAGCGGATCGTGCATGGGCACACGCCGGTGTACGTGCTGCTGGACGAGGCGCTGCACGGGCCGACACTGGGGCCGGGCGCGCCGATCCCGTACGCGAACCGGCTGTGCGTGGCCATGGACAGCGGCATGGCGTACCGGGAGGACGCGGGGTTCATCGCGCGGCTGAACGCGCAGGGCGTCGCGGAGGTCGTGGCATTCCCCGGGGGCGCGGCGCACTACTGA
- a CDS encoding ABC transporter permease, with translation MTAPSAARTALVTVASVVAALLICALIFVFAGQSPAAVYGTMLRGTLGDPTGLAEVGRRTIPLLLLGAGLALAFRAQFFNIGAEGQLLLGAVFAAGTALFLPVPGALLIPAVFVAGFIGGGLWALVAAALRRVNVNEILSTLMLNYIAVALVTYLIAGPWKGKDVRGYIYTDTFPQGAWLPTLSGTQVHWPTLLLGVALALGLQWLLTRSTFGYALRVVGENPGAAHYAGLSSARVATLVALLTGGLAGLAGAGEVAGIHHRLLEASQISLGYGFTAVIVAWLARGNPALCLITAPLMGVILAGGDLLKIDMNLPFRVVDIFSGVILLCLIASEVFVRHRVQWGRA, from the coding sequence ATGACGGCCCCGTCGGCGGCGCGCACGGCACTGGTCACGGTGGCGTCGGTGGTGGCAGCGCTGCTGATCTGCGCGCTGATCTTCGTGTTCGCCGGGCAGTCCCCGGCGGCGGTGTACGGCACGATGCTGCGCGGCACGCTGGGCGACCCGACCGGCCTGGCCGAGGTGGGGCGGCGCACCATTCCCCTGCTGCTGCTCGGGGCGGGGCTGGCGCTGGCGTTCCGCGCGCAGTTCTTCAACATCGGCGCGGAGGGCCAGCTGCTGCTCGGCGCAGTGTTCGCGGCCGGCACGGCGCTGTTCCTGCCCGTTCCGGGCGCGCTGCTGATCCCGGCGGTGTTCGTGGCGGGCTTCATCGGTGGGGGCCTGTGGGCGCTCGTGGCGGCGGCGCTGCGGCGCGTGAACGTGAACGAGATCCTCTCTACCCTGATGCTGAATTACATCGCGGTGGCGCTGGTCACGTACCTGATCGCCGGGCCGTGGAAGGGCAAGGACGTGCGCGGGTACATCTACACCGACACCTTCCCGCAGGGCGCGTGGCTGCCCACCCTCAGCGGCACGCAGGTGCACTGGCCCACGCTGCTGCTGGGCGTGGCGCTGGCGCTGGGCCTGCAGTGGCTCCTGACCCGCTCGACCTTCGGGTACGCGCTGCGCGTCGTGGGCGAGAACCCCGGCGCGGCGCACTACGCGGGCCTCAGCTCCGCGCGGGTCGCCACGCTGGTCGCCCTGCTCACCGGGGGGCTGGCCGGACTGGCGGGCGCGGGCGAGGTGGCGGGCATCCACCACCGCCTCCTGGAAGCCAGTCAGATCAGCCTCGGGTACGGCTTCACGGCCGTGATCGTCGCGTGGCTGGCGCGCGGGAACCCGGCGCTGTGCCTGATCACCGCGCCGCTGATGGGCGTGATCCTGGCGGGCGGGGACCTGCTGAAGATCGACATGAACCTCCCGTTCCGCGTGGTGGACATCTTCAGCGGCGTGATCCTGCTGTGCCTGATCGCCTCCGAGGTGTTCGTCCGCCACCGCGTCCAATGGGGCCGCGCGTGA
- a CDS encoding peroxidase-related enzyme (This protein belongs to a clade of uncharacterized proteins related to peroxidases such as the alkylhydroperoxidase AhpD.) codes for MNRISWLAVPDDTTAPEGVQKLHAKARANLGFVPNVFRAQALNPDTFLAWWNDFNTLVNREGHLTNADRELLAVVVSGLNRCVYCAVSHGAALREYTGDATLADTVAVNWRHATLSAQQAALCAYAEKLTLTPAHMTEQDLHDLRAAGLNDHAILEATQVIGMFNMTNRVSSALGFTPNAEYHHRGR; via the coding sequence ATGAACCGAATCTCCTGGCTGGCCGTCCCCGACGACACCACCGCGCCCGAAGGCGTGCAGAAACTCCACGCGAAAGCCAGGGCGAACCTCGGCTTCGTGCCCAACGTGTTCCGCGCGCAGGCCCTGAACCCCGACACGTTCCTGGCCTGGTGGAACGACTTCAACACGCTGGTGAACCGCGAAGGGCACCTGACGAACGCCGACCGCGAACTGCTCGCCGTGGTCGTCAGCGGCCTGAACCGCTGCGTGTACTGCGCCGTCTCCCACGGCGCCGCCCTGCGCGAGTACACCGGCGACGCCACCCTGGCCGACACGGTCGCCGTGAACTGGCGCCACGCCACCCTCAGCGCCCAGCAGGCGGCCTTGTGCGCCTACGCGGAGAAACTCACCCTCACCCCCGCCCACATGACCGAACAGGACCTGCATGACCTCCGCGCGGCGGGCCTGAACGACCACGCCATCCTGGAAGCCACGCAGGTCATCGGGATGTTCAACATGACCAACCGCGTCAGCAGCGCCCTGGGCTTCACCCCCAACGCCGAATACCACCACAGGGGCCGCTGA
- a CDS encoding ABC transporter permease, with product MDSIVIEALVRALSVGTPLLLACLGAILNERAGVVNLGVEGLMAVGALAAFAVASKSPDANLWVAVGAAMLAGAALSLLHAFATVTLRANQFVSGLALALIGTGAAGLLGKKFEGLPLFNKVPDWTLGSFTISPFTVAALILAGLLAFWLTATRGGLTLRSVGENPAAADVLGVNVGLTRVLAVLGGGALAGLAGAFLSLSYRSSWADNMTNGLGWIAVALVIFVGWRPLRAIAGALFFGFLYYLQFRLQGNSNVPTEVFSAMPFILVLVVLALAGVRGQAGDAPAALGRAYVRGER from the coding sequence ATGGATAGCATTGTCATCGAGGCGCTCGTGCGCGCCCTGTCGGTCGGAACGCCGCTGCTGCTGGCGTGCCTGGGCGCGATCCTGAACGAACGCGCCGGGGTCGTGAACCTGGGCGTGGAGGGACTGATGGCCGTCGGGGCGCTCGCCGCGTTCGCCGTGGCGTCGAAGAGTCCGGACGCGAACCTGTGGGTGGCGGTCGGGGCCGCCATGCTGGCGGGCGCGGCCCTGTCTCTGCTGCATGCGTTCGCTACTGTCACGCTGCGCGCCAACCAGTTCGTCAGCGGCCTCGCCCTGGCCCTGATCGGAACGGGCGCCGCAGGCCTGCTGGGCAAGAAGTTCGAGGGACTGCCCCTCTTCAACAAGGTGCCCGACTGGACGCTGGGCAGCTTCACGATCAGTCCGTTCACGGTCGCCGCGCTGATCCTCGCGGGCCTGCTGGCCTTCTGGCTGACCGCCACCCGGGGCGGCCTGACCCTGCGCTCGGTCGGGGAGAACCCGGCGGCGGCGGACGTGCTGGGCGTGAACGTCGGCCTGACCCGCGTGCTGGCCGTGCTGGGCGGCGGCGCGCTGGCCGGGCTGGCGGGCGCGTTCCTGTCCCTGTCCTACCGGTCCTCGTGGGCGGACAACATGACCAACGGCCTGGGCTGGATCGCCGTGGCACTCGTCATCTTCGTCGGCTGGCGGCCCCTGCGCGCCATCGCCGGGGCGCTGTTCTTCGGGTTCCTGTACTACCTGCAGTTCCGCCTGCAGGGCAACAGCAACGTCCCCACCGAGGTGTTCAGCGCCATGCCGTTCATCCTCGTGCTCGTCGTGCTGGCCCTGGCCGGCGTGCGCGGGCAGGCCGGGGACGCCCCCGCCGCGCTGGGCCGCGCGTACGTCCGCGGCGAACGGTGA
- the hspR gene encoding heat shock protein transcriptional repressor HspR, fused homodimer type has translation MPSDAKNRPVYVISVAAELVDMHPQTLRLYERKGLIRPGRSSGKTRLYSERDIEHLREIRRLTQELGVNLAGVEEVMRLQHELDDMQGEFEAEIERIESELREQAQRPEALPGVDGRIDPRDRPVYVISIAAELVDMHPQTLRLYERKQLIRPGRSSGKTRLYSERDIEHLREIRRLTQELGVNLAGVEEIMRLRHQLDATRSGLESNVRRIQEDITERMTKWRTLPQAEQEDGADGD, from the coding sequence ATGCCCAGCGACGCGAAAAACCGGCCAGTGTACGTGATCTCCGTGGCGGCGGAACTGGTGGACATGCATCCCCAGACGCTGCGCCTGTATGAACGCAAGGGCCTGATCCGTCCGGGGCGCAGCAGCGGCAAGACGCGCCTGTACAGCGAACGGGACATCGAGCACCTGCGCGAGATCCGCCGCCTGACGCAGGAGCTCGGCGTGAACCTCGCGGGTGTCGAGGAGGTCATGCGCCTCCAGCACGAACTGGACGACATGCAGGGTGAGTTCGAGGCGGAGATCGAACGGATCGAGAGTGAACTGCGGGAGCAGGCGCAGCGGCCCGAGGCGCTGCCGGGCGTGGACGGCCGCATCGATCCGCGTGACCGGCCGGTGTACGTGATCAGCATCGCGGCGGAACTGGTGGACATGCATCCCCAGACGCTGCGCCTGTACGAACGCAAGCAGCTGATCCGCCCGGGCCGCAGCAGCGGCAAGACGCGCCTGTACAGCGAACGGGACATCGAGCACCTGCGCGAGATCCGCCGCCTGACGCAGGAACTCGGCGTGAACCTCGCGGGCGTCGAGGAGATCATGCGCCTGCGTCACCAGCTGGACGCGACGCGCTCGGGCCTGGAGAGCAACGTGCGGCGCATTCAGGAGGACATCACGGAGCGCATGACGAAGTGGCGCACCCTGCCGCAGGCGGAGCAGGAGGACGGTGCGGACGGGGACTGA
- a CDS encoding BMP family ABC transporter substrate-binding protein: MKKALLAALPLSLALLSTAASPAAQAQQTGKLKACFIYVGPVGDIGWSYAHDEARKKTEKALPWLETKYVESVPEGQATPVIDRLVKDNCKVIFTTSFGFMDQTLDAAKKYPNVIFAHASGFKRAPNMATYMADFYQLYYLNGMMAAAVSKSDKLGYVGAFPVPELKRHISAFAMGARAVNPKATVSVKWINAWFDPNKAREAAEALISEGAGALAFTEDTATVVQTAAARKIPSFAHYSPMYKFAPDYVVSGQLVHWERIYIDFLTKVRTGTYTTKNLQKVDYWNLLRGGSVELGAQDGMAINPKWIPALKARTITVAGKKTTVYDRVMALKADMEKGGKFDPFTGPLKDRNGILRVPAGKVASIADLNNMAWVAQGVTGQVADEPKK, translated from the coding sequence ATGAAGAAAGCACTCCTCGCTGCCCTGCCCCTGTCCCTGGCACTCCTGAGCACCGCCGCCAGCCCCGCCGCGCAGGCCCAGCAGACCGGCAAACTCAAGGCCTGCTTCATCTACGTCGGCCCGGTCGGCGATATCGGCTGGAGCTACGCCCACGACGAGGCCCGCAAGAAGACCGAGAAGGCCCTCCCCTGGCTGGAAACGAAGTACGTGGAGAGCGTGCCCGAGGGCCAGGCGACGCCCGTCATCGACCGGCTGGTCAAGGACAACTGCAAGGTGATCTTCACGACGTCCTTCGGGTTCATGGACCAGACGCTGGACGCCGCCAAGAAGTACCCGAACGTGATCTTCGCGCACGCCAGCGGCTTCAAACGCGCCCCGAACATGGCGACGTACATGGCGGACTTCTACCAGTTGTACTACCTGAACGGCATGATGGCCGCCGCCGTCAGCAAGAGCGACAAGCTCGGGTACGTGGGCGCCTTCCCCGTCCCGGAACTCAAGCGGCACATCAGCGCCTTCGCGATGGGCGCCCGCGCCGTGAACCCCAAGGCGACCGTCAGCGTCAAGTGGATCAACGCGTGGTTCGACCCCAACAAGGCCCGCGAGGCCGCCGAGGCCCTGATCAGCGAGGGCGCGGGCGCCCTGGCCTTCACGGAAGACACCGCGACCGTCGTGCAGACCGCCGCCGCGCGCAAGATCCCGTCCTTCGCGCACTACTCCCCCATGTACAAGTTCGCGCCCGACTACGTCGTCAGCGGCCAGCTGGTCCACTGGGAGCGCATCTACATCGACTTCCTGACCAAGGTCCGCACCGGCACGTACACCACCAAGAACCTCCAGAAGGTCGACTACTGGAACCTGCTGCGCGGCGGCAGCGTCGAACTCGGCGCGCAGGACGGCATGGCCATCAACCCCAAATGGATCCCCGCGCTGAAAGCCAGGACCATCACCGTCGCCGGGAAGAAAACCACCGTGTACGACCGCGTCATGGCCCTCAAGGCCGACATGGAGAAGGGCGGCAAGTTCGACCCCTTCACCGGGCCTCTCAAGGACCGCAACGGCATCCTGCGCGTCCCCGCCGGGAAGGTCGCCAGCATCGCCGACCTGAACAACATGGCCTGGGTCGCCCAGGGCGTCACCGGGCAGGTCGCCGACGAACCCAAGAAGTGA
- the msrP gene encoding protein-methionine-sulfoxide reductase catalytic subunit MsrP, with protein sequence MSDHPTPPDHADPDSGERRILTPGTPNPRREFLRSAALFTATAGALGGGLELLTRRPGGPGSAEAQGAAFTRPARPLGPYDTSEAVTPYAQATSYNNFYEFGLDKSDPARMAASLKTRPWTVRIDGEVRKPMTVDIDTLQGWFPLEDRVYRMRCVEGWSMVMPWLGFPLAALIRRMEPTSKAKYVQFTALLDPKQFPGQRQPVLKWPYVEGLRLDEALHPLAFMAVGLDGRVLPGQNGAPLRLAVPWKYGFKSIKSVVRITLTEKQPQTTWALAAPQEYSFYANVNPAVPHPRWSQATERRIGELGRRKTLPFNGYAEQVADLYRGMDLRRSF encoded by the coding sequence ATGAGCGATCACCCCACCCCGCCCGACCACGCCGACCCGGACTCCGGCGAGCGCCGCATCCTGACGCCCGGCACCCCCAACCCCCGCCGGGAGTTCCTGCGCAGCGCCGCCCTGTTCACCGCCACCGCGGGCGCGCTGGGCGGCGGCCTGGAACTCCTCACGCGACGCCCCGGCGGTCCCGGCAGCGCCGAGGCGCAGGGCGCCGCCTTCACCCGCCCCGCCCGGCCACTGGGGCCGTACGACACCAGCGAGGCGGTCACGCCCTACGCGCAGGCCACCTCGTACAACAACTTCTACGAGTTCGGACTGGACAAGAGCGACCCTGCCCGCATGGCCGCCAGCCTCAAGACCCGCCCCTGGACCGTCCGCATCGACGGCGAGGTCCGCAAGCCCATGACGGTGGACATCGACACGCTGCAGGGCTGGTTCCCGCTGGAGGACCGCGTGTACCGCATGCGCTGCGTGGAGGGCTGGAGCATGGTCATGCCCTGGCTGGGCTTCCCGCTGGCCGCGCTGATCCGCCGCATGGAACCCACCAGCAAGGCGAAGTACGTGCAGTTCACGGCCCTGCTGGACCCCAAGCAGTTCCCCGGGCAGCGCCAACCGGTCCTGAAATGGCCGTACGTGGAGGGCCTGCGCCTGGACGAGGCGCTGCACCCCCTGGCGTTCATGGCGGTCGGCCTGGACGGGCGGGTGCTGCCCGGTCAGAACGGCGCGCCGCTGCGACTGGCCGTCCCGTGGAAGTACGGCTTCAAGAGCATCAAGAGCGTCGTGCGCATCACCCTGACCGAGAAGCAACCCCAGACCACCTGGGCGCTGGCCGCCCCGCAGGAGTACAGCTTCTACGCGAACGTGAACCCGGCCGTCCCGCACCCCCGCTGGAGCCAGGCGACCGAACGGCGCATCGGTGAACTGGGCCGCCGCAAGACTCTGCCGTTCAACGGGTACGCCGAGCAGGTCGCGGACCTGTACAGGGGCATGGACCTGCGGCGGTCCTTCTGA
- a CDS encoding protein-methionine-sulfoxide reductase heme-binding subunit MsrQ yields MGGLIPAAVLIADALSGQLGANPIQRATLQTGLLTLALLVLSLACTPLRLLTGWTWPARIRKALGLLAFGYGVLHFVIYLLDHSFDLTLMTEDVLKRPFITAGFTALLLLVPLALTSTPHAVKRLGFQRWTRLHQLAYVAVSLGALHYYWGVKKDHTPPLISAAVIATLFLIRFLKRRPTRPGTRAAKV; encoded by the coding sequence GTGGGCGGCCTGATCCCGGCCGCCGTCCTGATCGCCGACGCCCTGAGCGGGCAGCTGGGCGCGAACCCCATCCAGCGCGCCACCCTGCAGACCGGCCTGCTCACGCTGGCCCTGCTGGTGCTGTCCCTGGCCTGCACGCCGCTGCGCCTGCTGACCGGCTGGACGTGGCCCGCCCGCATCCGCAAGGCGCTGGGCCTGCTCGCCTTCGGGTACGGCGTACTGCACTTCGTGATCTACCTGCTGGACCACTCCTTCGACCTGACCCTGATGACCGAGGACGTCCTGAAGCGCCCGTTCATCACCGCCGGATTCACCGCGCTGCTGCTGCTCGTGCCCCTGGCCCTGACGAGCACGCCCCACGCCGTGAAACGCCTCGGCTTCCAGCGCTGGACGCGCCTGCATCAGCTGGCGTACGTGGCCGTCAGCCTGGGCGCGCTGCACTACTACTGGGGCGTGAAGAAGGACCACACGCCCCCGCTGATCTCCGCCGCCGTGATCGCCACGCTGTTCCTGATCCGCTTCCTGAAACGCCGCCCCACGCGCCCCGGAACCCGCGCTGCGAAGGTTTGA
- a CDS encoding ABC transporter ATP-binding protein, protein MANDAVDLTVHAGEVLALLGENGAGKSTLISILYGLYQPDEGAVELAGQPVRIGSPAQARRLGIGLVPQHPLLVSRHTVAENLALGRVGGLFPARRVAGQVRELSARYGLEVNPEARVSDLSPGEKQRVEIVRALLGGARVLILDEPTSVLTPQEADGLFRVMRELKADGRSLIFISHKLDEVLAVADRVTVLRRGKVVGGVPTQGATRESLAELMVGRSVDFTRKRAGGPGADAGALLSVRDLSAQGARGLPALRGVSFELRRGEVLGVAGIAGNGQSELVEVLAGLHAATGSVTLDGQALTGDAAARFRSGVAHIPEDRIHSGTVPSMTVAENLALRDFERPPLARGLARDLTATDERARREVEAYAVATPGIHTPTRLLSGGNIQKLILARELAGQPKLILAVHPTYGLDIGATDQVHRVLLDRTGDGAGVLLVSEDLDELLSLSDRVAVMVGGSLLGPFPVAEVTRESLGLLMGGAHPHSIPGADQGPTQNGVVA, encoded by the coding sequence GTGGCGAACGACGCGGTGGACCTGACCGTCCACGCGGGCGAGGTGCTGGCCCTGCTGGGCGAGAACGGCGCGGGGAAAAGCACGCTGATCTCGATCCTGTACGGCCTGTACCAGCCGGACGAGGGCGCGGTGGAACTGGCGGGGCAGCCGGTGCGGATCGGCAGTCCGGCGCAGGCGCGGCGGCTCGGGATCGGGCTGGTGCCGCAGCATCCGCTGCTGGTGTCGCGGCACACCGTGGCGGAGAATCTGGCGCTGGGCCGCGTGGGCGGGCTGTTCCCGGCGCGGCGTGTGGCGGGGCAGGTGCGGGAACTGTCGGCGCGGTACGGGCTGGAGGTGAACCCGGAGGCGCGCGTGTCGGACCTGTCGCCCGGCGAGAAGCAGCGCGTGGAGATCGTGCGGGCGCTGCTGGGCGGCGCGCGGGTCCTGATCCTCGATGAGCCGACGAGCGTGCTGACCCCCCAGGAGGCCGACGGGCTGTTCCGCGTGATGCGCGAGCTGAAGGCGGACGGGCGCAGCCTGATCTTCATCTCGCACAAGCTCGACGAGGTGCTGGCCGTCGCGGACCGCGTCACGGTCCTGCGCCGCGGCAAGGTCGTGGGCGGCGTGCCCACGCAGGGCGCGACACGGGAGAGCCTCGCGGAGCTGATGGTGGGCCGCAGCGTGGACTTCACCCGCAAGCGCGCGGGCGGCCCCGGCGCGGACGCGGGCGCGCTGCTGAGCGTGCGGGACCTGAGTGCGCAGGGCGCGCGTGGTCTGCCCGCGCTGCGCGGCGTGAGCTTCGAGCTGCGCCGGGGCGAAGTGCTGGGCGTGGCCGGGATCGCCGGGAACGGTCAGAGCGAACTGGTGGAGGTTCTGGCCGGGCTGCACGCGGCGACCGGGTCGGTCACGCTGGACGGTCAGGCGCTGACGGGGGACGCGGCGGCGCGCTTCCGGTCGGGCGTGGCGCACATTCCCGAGGACCGCATTCACAGCGGCACGGTGCCGAGCATGACGGTCGCGGAGAACCTCGCCCTGCGGGACTTCGAGCGGCCCCCGCTGGCGCGCGGACTGGCGCGTGACCTGACCGCCACGGACGAGCGGGCGCGGCGCGAGGTGGAAGCGTACGCGGTGGCGACGCCGGGCATTCACACGCCCACGCGGCTGCTGTCGGGCGGGAACATCCAGAAGCTGATCCTGGCGCGGGAACTGGCCGGGCAGCCGAAACTGATCCTGGCGGTGCATCCCACGTACGGGCTGGATATCGGCGCGACCGATCAGGTGCACCGGGTGCTGCTGGACCGCACGGGCGACGGCGCGGGCGTGCTGCTGGTCAGTGAGGATCTGGACGAGCTGCTGAGCCTGTCGGACCGCGTGGCGGTCATGGTGGGCGGCTCGCTGCTGGGGCCGTTCCCGGTGGCGGAGGTGACGCGCGAGTCCCTGGGCCTGCTGATGGGCGGCGCGCACCCGCACTCCATTCCCGGCGCGGATCAGGGACCGACTCAGAATGGGGTGGTGGCGTGA